Within Topomyia yanbarensis strain Yona2022 chromosome 2, ASM3024719v1, whole genome shotgun sequence, the genomic segment CAATCTTGCTAAATTTCTTCCCACCAGCAAGGGAAGCGAACAGCTGATCCACCGTTGGAAGCGGGTGTTTGTCTACCACAAGGTTAGTGTTGACAGTTTGATTGTAGTCCCCACAAATACGCACACGATTGTTGGATTTCTTCACCGGCACAATTGGGGTTGCCCAGTTACTTTGGTTGACCTTCGTTAAAACTTCTTCTTCTACTAGTTTGTCAAGCTCTGCTTCGACAACCTTCTGCAGATTGAACGGTATTTTACGGGCCTTTAAGAAAACGGGACGAGCATCCTTCTTTAAAGGAAGGTTGGCTTGATCACGGGAGATTTTTCCAATTGATTCCTCGAACACTCTTGAAAACTTTAGCAACACTTTCTTCACCGCAACAGAAGAGTCAGGCACAATATCCGGAGTAGCTCGGTTGCTTTCAGGAATACCTCTACTTATTTCATTGACCGCACTTTTTCGCAGTATTTTGTTCCGACCGACAAACGCATCAACCATTTGCGTCCGATTAACGGGTGTTTTTCGAATTTCACGACGTACAACGGTAATTGCGAATTCGACACACGCGTTCATTATTCCGAGCATTCCGATGCTTGTGTTACAATAACTCACGAGATTCGTATCGCATTTCCGCAAGCTTACTCTCGAGAGCAATTTCTTCTAGCAATCCGTACTCACGATCGTAACAGGTGATCCCGTATCTACCTCGTAACGCAATTCCACTCCATTTACGCGCACTTTCATCCAAAGTTTTTCGGAATTTTTATCGCTACCGTTTGTTTCGAAATTGTCCACGAAATTCGCTTGCAATGTATTTTGTTTACCCGTCGCTTGCGAACCACCCGGTCTCGAGCCTGATTTTTTCATGCACACTCTTTCTAGGTGCCCTTTCAGCCCACAAAACTTTCAGTTTGTTTATGCTTGCAAGCATTAGCAAGGTGAGACTTATCACCGCAACGAAAGCAACTTATGCTATTTCCACCAGCTCTTTTTGAAGCAAAACTTTTTCCCCCTTCGTTTATGTTATTGCTCTTCGATTTATTCCGCTTACCTGACTGGTGCTGCACTTTGTGGACCTCCTGCTTACCTTACCAACCTTCAATTTCAGCTCCACCTTTCCTTGACAGCTCCATAATCACGGCGATACCACGAGCGCTCTGCAGTGTGAGCTCCCGTTTTTTTCTAGCAACCGGCTTCGAATGTCATTTCTTTTTATTCCGAACACCAGTTAATTCCGGAGGGCTGTCTCCAAATACTGGCCGAAATTGCAAGTAACAGCAATCCGTCGAAGTGCAACCAAGTAATCATCCACTGACTCCTCCGGTGTTGCTGCATCTTTATCGCCTTGGCGACGGCACTTGAAACGGAAGTTTTCATTGATTTCGAGTGGACGAGGATTGAAATATGTTTCCAGAATGTCAACAATTTGTTGATACGTTTTATTACGGGGCACATCCGGCGCAATTTTGTCGCAAATTATGTCGTAGCTTTCTGCGCCCATATGATGGAGCAATAAACtttttcgcatatcttcatcgTCGACTGCATAAATAGtgaatctaggggcagatcactctagaaatgtataacaaatttgcaccagattagaacaaatgcatttaaccctcaaaaaggcacgcGGACCTTCCAGGCCCGGCGGCTATCGATTTCTTAGTTACAAAGCGTTATGCATTCAGTATGAGCTTGAGCATGAAAATTCCATTACCTGACGctaaaattcattgaaaaagTAAGATATTACGGAAATATCACATATGGTGTGGATAAAAAGGCAAGCCCATCTTGCAGGCCCGCTGGGTATTCCACCATCAACTGTGCATACTGGTGATGCAAATAATATTCGTTTGCacccaaaaatcaattttgattaATTCATTTCAGTTTTTACAAATATTTCCTAAGCTTTGACTTACTTATTTTCGATTAAGTTAaaacacatttaacatttaTTTATGTCGTAATTTTTCTCGCTTAAATGCTTTCCAATACACCCAGAACTGTGCACGCATACTAGACCGGCaacttttttgaacttttttcgtTAATTTATTAATGTTAATTAGCTCTACAAACCATATGCCACTTATGAGCTTTTTcctatagctctagttcacttACAAGAGTTTTGAAGTTTCTATGGTGAAATATGTGGAAAATcggaataaagaaataaaaattcccACAGTtactctgcatacctcaaaactttAGGTAGTGTAGATTTTTAAtaacgaacaactttgttgaaagttGCATAATGATCGGAGGTTACCGggcaaagttatttaactttgatgATTAGAAGAATTTTTGAGAATGTCATGTTCTAAGCATTTGCGAAAAAGAGAGGCAGCATTTAACATTATATTACAATATCTTGTACCACAAAGTCGGATCTATTTGCAGTCTTCTGCAATGTTAATCCTTTCATCTGCATCTGAGGATTTTAGGCTACATAAGATGATACTGACATTTTTGTGGTCTGTATGGCAGAATGAAAGTTTTTGCCATGCCGTTTTATTACATAGCGTCAAAGCAAGCTAAGGATTCATAGTTTGAGTAAAATAATGTCAATATTCTTGCACACGAAGCTGTCATCTTAGAATATTCAGATTTGACAAACTTACACTACTTATGATCGCAAATCAATCCCATAAACAaaggaaattccatagaaaacGGGGCAAATATATAATCATGGGCAGTACAGAAGTTTGAGACATGCGTTTTGaaaagcaaaattttgctcGGCAATTCTTTTGCTCCTGAGCGAAAACTATCAAAATTGTAAATTGCCATAATATGTGAAGGAATGAACGTTTTCCAAGGACAAAGTTCTCCATCTTTAGCCTGTGGTAATACAAGATATTTCTCGACACATTCGAAAAGTggtaattatttatttacatatttttcGCTTTTGGCTTAACCCAATGCTTACTCTAGCTAATCCCAAGGGTGAGTATTCATCGGAGATTCGTATGTTTATGAGAATTTGACTTAATTAGTATATAGCATAGCAAGTAACTACAAGCGTGAGCTTTATTTTGAATCCTTTAAAATATTCTGGATCAATCTACTAGTCctttattttttgcttatatCAATATAATTTCGTCAAAAAGGCggaagtgttttttgtaaacaaacttatttcgctcattagtctgctgcagagtggaatttcatgaaaaatatgcgttaatgtaaatttttacccttcgtagaagtaatttcaattgttttctgctttgaaattatagtaaattaagagaaaccatcaaaataaaagtttgtttaccaatcttattcgcccttttgcagaTTTAATATggatacagcgcaaattcgttagttgggtgttcgctagttgggctgttcgttagttgggtgttcgctagttggggcatgccccaactaaaagacactcttatgtcaaaactgaaagtcaaaaaCTGTTTGACGTTTGAATGTCATTGATTTCAAGGGGTTCATTGGTTGATTTCTGTGACGATCCAGAAAAAAGCATACTTtgaaattcaatggaattttattttttcaattcataTTCCGGAATGATttgaaataaatgtgttaaatatttcgcttcttccattcagcatcaattagtttgtgtcgcAAAGAGGTTAGTTTACTAACTCTTGAAGGTCATCTCTGATGTATTCAATCACATTATCCAATCTTTTTTAGCTAGTGGCAACGTAGTATGTTTGTGCTTTAACGGCTTTTTCCCGGCGGTGTATCCATTTCCTGTTttatgtgaaggaatttatcaaaaaataattgatggcaaaaagaacactaatgatatactttgtcacaaaaaaaaacaaatttaaactggaaggaaacagccaacttttgtgaattgtaaaatatttctgtttgttttttatgaaagaaaacaaaaaatcagcgtttcccttgggtaatttttgtcagctgtcagttgccccaattaacggataagattcgctagttggggcgcagtcgtgacccaactaacgaatttgcgctgtatattgttttttttagtgtattctACATCACCCAATAAATTCGAATAGAGAAATCATTCAAGCACTCGAAAAGTTTGTATTTctgagaaaaaaatatcaatatgcTATGGATTTTTCATGCTTTTACTGTAAGAGGGTATACAATTTGACCGGGCCTTAGAGGCCCGGTTTGCCTTTTAGCGTtgggattttagcttgccttcacaagggttaatttccatttttgcatcaactttgcactccctcgcagaaaagtttgtttaacaaacgtcctcacgcatagaaacccaatgcaaatgaaagggcgtgtgcatcttttcttcaaatttcatgaaaatatcgaaatattcgaatatttATGTGCAataactatcgagtagacatgatcatagtagatattgcttatcatttatataatagaactgccgtttaaagaataggtttgtgaataataaccgtacgcccggttctgtctaaaaatgtaagtttagcctttatattccatatgagaagaagggcccaAGTCGAAATCtggaagaaaatgcatgtttcgccgttttgctttctttaattataaatcaacctaaaaaccattttaactaattttcacctcaatcttgtagtatttttgtcgcataatgtcataatattgaaaacgctgtttgtttacatttgcgatttaagccttaatgaaagatctatgtcgattttgcgttgcgtgtgagatgtcaaaattctacaaaaaactagccttacactcaacaaaacgtcgaacaaagtgaatcatacccactaaaagcacataggaattaaattctttgttataatattattattaggtttgttccagtacattcTCTTTGCTCCCAAAGAGTGGGGATAAAAAAGAGaaagtctcgacaaacatatgattacggcctaaaagccaactgtcaaaattcactttgaatggaaattccggacaaaccgttacgcgccaatcacagatgttggtagtaaacgaaagagaaaagttttctctttcataaactgttgtgaactgtgttcgactagtaacggtttgtccggaatttccattcaaagtggattttgacagttggcttttaggccgtaatcatatgtttgtcgagaagtaTTGGAACGGAATTTGACGTTTTTCACTTCCCGGCTTACATACACATATGTAAACCGAGTTTTATTCGAACTGTCAAAAGTCGACGATTTCAGAacaattctcgagtactttttcaaatggacgtaagtaacattgagagcctctctttgtttactttctctttcgtttattacgacgtcattacaacactttgtactaattttccagtacatatcgaaagccgacggtttttactacaatattatgcaaagagtagagtagtaaatgttgaaatggccgagtaatgaacagaagagaaagacctcaaagagaatctctcattgttacttacgtccatttgaaaaagtactcgagaatttATGTTTAAGAttatttcgttttatttgttagTTTTTGATTGAAATGAACCGCAATAGCCAAATTAAATTTGCCATTGCTGTCTTTGAAGACATGTGCCCGACGGAAGACGAAACATCTTGGGTATTGCCATTAATTCTGcatgcaaacaaaaataaagaagttTTGGAACTTTGCGTAAATGCACAAACTGTAAAACAATCTCCGCGCAACAGAATAGAAAATTACGTTGAGAAAGTTGTTCCGATTTACATATCAAGCGAATTCAAGGAGCACTTTAGAATAACGCGGAATTTATTCGATAATTTAGTAGTTCAGTTCGAGAAAAGCAGTGTGTACGATTCACTTAGGGAGGACAAAAGATTACCAGCAGCTAAACATATGCTAATTTTCTTGTGGTTTGCTGGACATGAAGCATGTAGTTTTCGGGATTTGTCGGACCGTTTCAATGTTTCAATTTCAAGTGTGAACCGAATAATAATGCGTGTGATATGCTTTCTATCAAACCAAGCACCCCTCGTAATCAAATGGCCCACCAAAATCGAAATGGCTAAAACTGCTTCCTATAAATCTGGAATTCCAAATGTTTTTTGGTAGGCGTATAAAATTTCATGGTTTACACGGCTATAACAACAAATTTTCTTTCAGGATTTATCGACGGAACACACATCGTTATAGATCCTCCAGAAAAGGACAAAGATGACTATATTGATCGCAAAGGAAATGTAAGCCTGATACTACAAGGAATTTGCAATAACGATAGAAAGTTTATTGacgtttttattggatttcctGGATCCGTTCATGACAGTCGAGTTTTCAGAAACTCCTCAGTATACGATAGACTGTCCGCATGCGGAAGTaataatttttcattccaaagcTTTCAAATTCACTTTCCATTGACCAATTTTTACAGATTATTGCATTCTAGGCGATTCGGCATACCCACTAAGTAATCATTTACTTACACAGTTTAATGACAATGGACATTTATCTCCATCACAAAGGAATTTCAATAGGCAACTGAGTAGTATGCGAATCGCCATTGAGCATGCATTCGGGATACTTAAACAGAGATTTCGTCAGTTATATTATTGCAAATTACGCGGAATTTTGAAATTGAATCATTTCATCAGAGCTTGCTGCGTATTGCATAATCTAAGCGGTGAAGAagattttaattttgattttcaACCACAGAATAAAGCTGTAGATAGGGACATTAGAAGTTTTGATGAAACTCAAGATACGTCTGAGGGTAAAGCAAGAAGAGATCAGGgacattttcagttagcagtgaaaatgaaatttgtagatattttcgttatattgcattattattgaaaactgataaaaacacatAAATGTAGACTATCTTTGTCTATCTTTCCTGTGCTATGGGCTATTGAACAATTGGGCAGGCCatcccaacaaacattaggagctgaactataagactacgtgttgatttaaagcagattaaaggttatgtaagctgaataaaactttcgctgaactatttaaacattaacagtttattcagcctatttaaaatccagtattcgccagttccaactaggctgaactatactgctaataaatgtaatagcgacaatattaaagcttttattcaaccatcttaattagactgaattgcgagttgaataaacgatgctgttaccaatactattacctttaattattaagctgcactacatgtcttcaaaatgttgtttctacctttacatttgccgttataccacctttgacttttagctgaattatgtgtttaacaaaggtaattgtaactactacaaaaattggcgcgattagcaaatcatgaggaatgtcaaccgacctgggttcgagtcccaacacacacacaatattttttttactattaagtgaaggattttttttattatttcggtatattccaattgagatgttttgcatatattacagttaaggagctatagatcaataaatgaataaagaaataaagaaagtttatttagtttttttatatctactgagttttcaccacgggaaatacacgatttacagtttttcaatgtcaatggaaagaaaatcatttggcagggagtggtaaataaattgagaaGATTGCCACCTTTGaattataaatgacttcaatccatcattcagttaccaccactttcatataacacccatttttacttatctaaatgttttgtgacaaccataaatcctcaccttggaaacaaaaacgactataatcatcattttggaaataaaaaaattagctaatttaaaattcccgaatgttctaaaaattattaattaaaaaaaattgaaataaaaaattatcgtaggttgggattcgaacccaagccaactaggttcactcaaatctatagaaggctactgtagcctttgtacatactctattcagcagcctagacttgtcggtacatcggtgaaatcttaagcattcgatgtatgcaagattggtgcagacagtaaggtaagtgcttagtattcaacaggttgctggttcggatccaggtacgtgatatgacttccaacaaggtaatacattttttctctaactgtaacgtaacactaataaaagaatatggcttccaaagagattgatggcgtgtgtaacttgaaataaatgtcttttttaacaattttcctatgataattctctcagctgaatagcggtaacgaaaaggtttattgataaagctgtactgtggttttcttcaggctgtatacgtgctgaagaattgttctttcatgtgtcttaatcagacaagctgaataaattctccaaatcccggatgtttaagggtgaaataaacgatatatgattgCACGCATACTTtcaatgttcagctagagctgaataaagcaactgttaaaacgtttataaaaccacgaaatgtttgttgggatAGCACTCTGATAGAAGCATCATCCTTGATAATCAGAGatttttagtgtttcttgatacaaacaaatcaaaaaaaagtttagcatgaaaggtttcgagtgatcggtgtgaatgaatttgtttatagacatcattcaaaaaccgggaatggaaaacgtgtgcaactttcgtagccatatatttttccaatcataataactggccaacaacatttcgatccgcctcaaattgtttaaaatcacagTATTTTCATATCGATTGGAATTTCTGCATTGGCCAAGATCAGTTGAGTTTGAATCGAATATTAATAGTAGACCCCATGTTATATAATACTATCagagaaaattggttaaatctcacggtataaagatactttcctaagattcaaatttgaaaaatgttacatggttaattttacgaagatgcgaattttaatccaggtcgcaattctatgattgtgagtattgtgtgaattatattagaatttaaaCTAACCTGTTCTCATTAGGGTCAGACCCAAAAGAATGTGAAAAGCCTTCAGACAGCACAGAAAAGCtgttaggaaaacttggagtctcaaaccgaattacatctttgagtttatataaaaattgtatGTTTGATAATGTTCTTGTGTGGTGTCAGATGGAAGaagtgatgacaatcctgtaaaAGCTTAGCTATCTGCTGAGAATGGTGTCCATTGCGATAGCTGGGGCACTTACGACATAGAAATGCGTAGAACTGAAGAACTTATAAATACTATCAATTTGGACAGTCTTCGGCTATCTTTTCCAAGCAACTGGATTTTTGCAAAGATTCTATTGTGCTTCGGAAAGTAAACATTAAGTAGTAGCTTATTACTGAAAGAGAAGcacataccacagagaacagacgtccatctttagcgttcaacttgtgtaaaaatcactaacgttgtcgaagctaattgggatatctccacccggtgcgttactgtcgtcatgtttttagtgaccgagttcgatagattgaaaatcgaattgtaatgcctgaagatatttaggtttgaagaaaaccatttttgttgtaaaaatcactttcaactgtccaaacaaaaggttcttttgaaaattttctccagaaatagtCTTGTTATCCAGTGTAGCAAATTCCTCTGTATTTGACTCCTAAAGTGcacagactctgggtcttactataaaaattgattccgtcagacactagttacactgttaccagttatattatacataaataatacatttctatgcattgtaatcaataaatataacacgtatagcataaaatatagttaacccttaacgctgttttaaaacaatattacgcaaaacatctcaaaattatcacagtaatgtattgaatctatgaaacaattttcataaaagtttaaaaaaaatatttgcgcctttgagggtaatatgactcccatgtttggaaataaagtaaaatgtgatatcaattaatacaaaaaatatctattgcacatttttaaaacacctattatgtacaacaataatgttgccaaaaacggaacccatttgttgccaaaatctgagtgtaccgaaaagggagcaaaaatcggaacgtgccaaaaacggaatcttactgtactatcattgaacagcctccaagaaacataaaaaaaaacacatatcgTCAATACTTCCACCATTCCATTACACGTTGAAAAACCTTGTCAATACGCTCCAGTATTGACAAAACAACTGAACGTGTAAGGACCGCTAATATGGAACACAAACAAGATCAAAATTCTTTACTAGTATATATGATGATTCACAGCAGGAAAAACAAAAAGCACCACAAAAAGTATAAGCAATCAAGACATCgggaaaacaatatttagaacagaTGGATAAATCGTCGTACCCGGAACATCACGTTCCACATCCATTCTTGACCGTTCATCATTCCGAATTAGATCCACATGACATCACTGTGAACAGCCTAGTGAAAGAAACCGATTCCACGCACCCCGGCTTGGCCACAAAGTCaacttactgtactatcatactacaaattatgcaaagcatcaaactgtcttgaaaacaaaaactccaaAGTCTGTTAATGATTAGCAGCTCTTAAGCGTTCAATAATCCATTGTGGTATAACAAAGTTGGATTGACGATGTgtatcaaaaatattgaacgcgtaAAGTCCGCTATTCATTTATACCTATGTGGAATATGAACGATATAcaaccaaggatgcaaaatgcctaccttttccacggttgtaatttttctgcctacattctcatttctctctcgatgctgctgtcattcgctagtgcaggacgcccagcgctgtacggctgcctgtgtgtaaagcagtaacatgacagaaaactactgtccccagtacagccaccagacgcgagctaTACAGCTtcgctttccttattttacattttttaatattttcaatctttttaatatttttattcaaaaatgactacaatgaatacggctcatttacgccacggccggcatcaacgctttcgtgtgcgggactctccctttgactatgcagagaaaaatgtacaaagcgagagaacaaactttactacgccacactctcaccgagcagtcggagtacagcagcaaaacaaaaatgtattctactgctgtacggcaaaatgtactcggtttgactactgttctggcaagagctgtagtgatgcgtcgctgtagcgggctgtacggcttgtgcaaatgtaaatatatcgaaaaaaaatgtagtttatcggtaccgttggcatccctgtaTACAACAATCAATCTGCTCGCTTAGCAAATTACAAACACCACTCCATCGATACAAAACACCGCGGCAGCGTCAATGCAAACAATCGCAAGCACCGCTCCCGCTCGCATGCGGTGGGaattgaatcgattttcgatttaggcGAACATAGATCGCGATCCAAATTTTTAAGGAAGAATCGCATTGCCGAACGGATCCGATCATCATAgttcggatacaattccgaacaTGTATCGGAAAGAACCTAAATTGCAGCGATCCAAGGTGAGCGTAAGAgtgaaaaaatacgaacatgtgaGATACCATATTCACTTGGCTTTGGCCGATCGGGCGCTCAACAGATGCACactcataaacaagaaaaacagaATAAAGCATCGGAGGTAGGTGAGTGCGCATGAGCCTTGAGTGAGCGTAAAACGATGCGATTCTTCCTATCCTTGATTCTACCAGTTATTATTTCTGTTCTATTGTGTATTAATGATTGTATAAATGGTTGTTACATCAGATTGAATTAC encodes:
- the LOC131679998 gene encoding uncharacterized protein K02A2.6-like, which produces MNACVEFAITVVRREIRKTPVNRTQMVDAFVGRNKILRKSAVNEISRGIPESNRATPDIVPDSSVAVKKVLLKFSRVFEESIGKISRDQANLPLKKDARPVFLKARKIPFNLQKVVEAELDKLVEEEVLTKVNQSNWATPIVPVKKSNNRVRICGDYNQTVNTNLVVDKHPLPTVDQLFASLAGGKKFSKIDLVQAYLQLEVAPEDREILTRSTHRGLYLLSRLMYVVASAPAI